One Ostrinia nubilalis chromosome 4, ilOstNubi1.1, whole genome shotgun sequence DNA window includes the following coding sequences:
- the LOC135088438 gene encoding uncharacterized protein LOC135088438, which yields MITKFLQSFEDPDKPFYGPNFWILTKTGLILPENKIAKALYILMHEIVAFFVFTQYMELYIIRSNLDLVLTNLRISMLSVVCVVKANTFVFWQEKWNKIIDYLTEADSVERYSNDPERKKIIDKYTNYSRRVTYTYWVLVFITLATTIGSPFIHFVSASYRESLRNGTELFPHILSSWMPIDKNHSPGIFITIVWHSTVTSYGALIMSSYDTSIMVIMVFFGGKLDVLRERCKQMLGTGEVELSDDEVAARVRELHNTHVLIMKHLRLFDSVLSPVMFVYVVMCSLMLCASAYQLTSATNAAQKLLMAEYLIFGIAQLFIFCWHSNDVLVKSENVMLGPYESRWWDANVRQRKSILLLAGQLRISKVLSPFAMENQNPQERSVPIQYVRGSRAFRQFKNPPQPHMCIQDTIKDTTEKLFINVLGWQKIANPKQYNDPIPLYGGMQVPQGCGPNSNRPPLLVFAVMVNPDILKANGKNATNPTDREALVSLLCDFVEAMNPGLLLTRSPVILKDRDLAGELKDVWLAVQNKREREKGMSQDVMYKVYDIDGIGNEDINEEDKMNSKNCKQNDCGSPNRSHSDKKNVVKSSKQILMNAGQKSEFDSGMNNCQLNQNHPSRDNRCSTTQADTTYCTPVYGQIVSSRENHNQINDIQQKFSSSETTKPSSSFRKDWNPVHGKTTEGWDEFSKRNISSISKEGDVKKQRYIKNEKDNKQVSNGKSQYDFFPVFDNKAVDEGSDSNEESNTPENSKEQELSNEDNSKIILDAVQKLVLQPTDNKLCDNKTSALSSISS from the exons ATGATAACCAAATTTTTGCAAAGCTTCGAAGATCCAGACAAACCATTTTATGGTCCAAATTTTTGGATCTTAACGAAAACTGGCTTGATACTACCTGAAAACAAAATAGCAAAAGCATTATACATCTTGATGCATGAAATTGTTGCATTTTTCGTGTTTACTCAGTACATGGAGCTCTACATAATAAGATCAAACTTAGATTTGGTGCTAACTAATCTCAGGATTTCTATGTTGAGTGTCGTCTGTGTTGTTAAAGCTAATACGTTTGTATTTTGGCAAGAAAAATGGAACAAAATCATCGACTACTTAACTGAAGCAGATAGCGTTGAACGGTACAGCAACGATCCAGAAAGGAAGAAAATCATTGACAAATATACAAACTACAGTCGTAGAGTGACATACACCTACTGGGTATTGGTTTTTATCACCTTAGCGACTACGATTGGATCTCCATTCATTCATTTCGTATCTGCATCATATCGTGAGAGCCTACGCAATGGGACTGAACTATTTCCTCATATCTTAAGTTCCTGGATGCCCATCGATAAGAACCATTCGCCTGGTATTTTTATTACGATTGTGTGGCATTCTACTGTAACTTCTTATGGAGCTTTGATAATGTCATCGTACGACACCAGTATTATGGTCATCATGGTTTTCTTTGGCGGAAAGTTGGATGTACTACGCGAGAGATGCAAGCAAATGCTGGGCACTGGTGAAGTTGAACTCAGCGATGATGAAGTAGCTGCCAGAGTCCGAGAACTCCACAATACTCATGTTCTCATCATGAA aCATTTAAGATTATTTGACTCCGTGTTGTCGCCGGTTATGTTTGTCTATGTGGTGATGTGTTCTCTGATGTTATGTGCAAGTGCATACCAACTTACT TCTGCCACTAACGCTGCTCAGAAGCTTCTAATGGCggagtatttaatttttggaaTAGCACAGTTGTTTATTTTCTGTTGGCACAGCAACGACGTTCTTGTGAAA TCTGAAAATGTGATGCTCGGTCCCTACGAAAGTCGATGGTGGGATGCGAATGTTCGCCAAAGGAAAAGTATTTTGCTCCTTGCTGGCCAGCTGCGAATCAGCAAAGT ACTCAGCCCGTTTGCTATGGAAAACCAAAACCCTCAAGAGAGATCCGTTCCGATTCAATATGTTCGCGGATCCAGAGCGTTTCGTCAGTTCAAGAATCCACCTCAACCGCACATGTGTATCCAGGATACTATAAAAGACACGACAGAAAAACTATTCATAAACGTGTTGGGGTGGCAGAAAATAGCTAATCCAAAGCAGTACAATGATCCTATCCCATTGTATGGAGGAATGCAG GTGCCGCAAGGCTGTGGACCAAACAGTAATAGGCCTCCTCTCTTAGTATTCGCAGTAATGGTAAATCCAGATATCTTGAAAGCAAATGGCAAGAATGCAACTAATCCAACT GACAGAGAGGCCCTTGTGAGCCTCCTTTGTGACTTTGTAGAGGCCATGAACCCGGGTCTGCTTCTGACTCGGAGTCCTGTTATCCTTAAAGACAGGGACCTCGCTGGGGAGCTAAAAGATGTGTGGCTCGCTGTCCAAAACAAACGGGAGCGGGAAAAGGGGATGAGCCAAGATGTTATGTATAAG GTGTATGACATTGATGGAATTGGCAATGAGGACATCAATGAAGAAGATAAAATGAATTCAAAAAATTGTAAGCAAAATGACTGTGGCTCCCCCAATAGATCACACAGTGACAAGAAGAATGTTGTTAAATCATCCAAACAAATTCTAATGAATGCTGGACAAAAGTCTGAATTTGATTCGGGGATGAACAATTGCCAACTGAATCAGAACCATCCCAGTAGAGACAACAGGTGCAGCACAACACAAGCAGACACTACGTACTGCACCCCGGTCTACGGCCAGATAGTGTCGAGCAGAGAAAATCACAATCAAATCAATGATATACAACAAAAATTTTCATCAAGTGAAACGACAAAACCCTCAAGCTCCTTTAGGAAAGATTGGAATCCAGTTCATGGTAAAACCACTGAAGGCTGGGATGAATTTTCCAAACGTAACATATCCTCTATAAGCAAAGAAGGCGATGTGAAAAAACAGAGGTACATCAAAAACGAAAAAGATAATAAGCAAGTGAGTAACGGTAAGTCTCAGTACGATTTCTTTCCTGTCTTTGACAATAAAGCTGTTGATGAGGGTTCGGACTCCAACGAAGAAAGCAACACTCCTGAAAATAGTAAAGAACAAGAATTAAGTAACGAGgacaattctaaaataattttagatgCAGTGCAGAAGCTAGTTCTGCAGCCGACTGATAACAAACTATGTGATAATAAGACAAGTGCTCTCAGCTCAATAAGCTCATAA
- the LOC135071412 gene encoding THAP domain-containing protein 2-like: MVTCAVANCKNTSGKFSKNKDGITFHRFPRDKARRKKWEVAVNREQDWNSTESSAVCSEHFDASDFYLTESGLRRLSCEALPMYNISPCQPLKATISEVEPVDIKPTDSEEVIKLKYKVRRLEAIAESRKRRLNLMWQRKKRLRKKLEQMRTYVKHLIKHNRKENGTKSVDVDLGS, from the exons atggtcaCATGTGCTGTAGCTAATTGTAAGAATACTTCgggaaaattctcaaaaaataaaGACGGCATTACATTTCACAG ATTTCCTCGAGACAAAGCTAGGCGGAAGAAATGGGAAGTGGCTGTTAACCGTGAGCAAGATTGGAACTCCACAGAGTCTAGTGCGGTCTGCTCCGAGCACTTTGATGCTAGTGACTTTTACCTGACGGAGAGCGGCCTGCGGAGGTTGTCTTGTGAAGCTCTACCCATGTACAATATATCG CCATGCCAGCCTCTAAAAGCCACAATTTCTGAAGTAGAACCAGTCGACATAAAACCTACAGATTCAGAAGAGGTCATAAAGTTAAAATACAAAGTGCGTAGACTGGAAGCCATTGCAGAGAGCAGAAAACGGAGACTGAACCTCATGTGGCAACGGAAGAAAAGGCTACGGAAGAAGTTGGAACAAATGAGGACCTACGTCAAACATTTGATCAAACACAACCGTAAAGAAAATGGAACTAAAAGTGTTGATGTCGATTTAGGATCATAA